One segment of Schistocerca nitens isolate TAMUIC-IGC-003100 chromosome 3, iqSchNite1.1, whole genome shotgun sequence DNA contains the following:
- the LOC126249127 gene encoding uncharacterized protein LOC126249127 yields MWEKRKCGKNANMGKNENMGKTHLWEKRIYGKNTNMGKKQMWEKGKYEKKENMGKRKYGKKANMGKTQIWVKRIYGKNAKMGKTQIREKRKYRKNSNMGKSKYGKTANMGNRTYGKSHIWEKCIYGKNAYMEKTHIWEKRKYGKNA; encoded by the coding sequence atgtgggaaaaacgcaaatgtggaaaaaacgcaaatatgggaaaaaacgaaaatatgggaaaaacgcatctatgggaaaaacgcatatatgggaaaaacacaaatatgggaaaaaagcaaatgtgggaaaaaggcaaatatgagaaaaaagaaaatatgggaaaacgcaaatatgggaaaaaagcaaatatgggaaaaacccaaatatgggtaaaacgcatatatgggaaaaacgcaaaaatgggaaaaacacaaatacgggaaaaacggaaatacaggaaaaactcaaatatgggaaaaagcaaatatgggaaaaccgcaaatatgggaaaccgCACGTATGGGAaatcgcacatatgggaaaaatgcatatatgggaaaaacgcatatatggaaaaaacgcatatatgggaaaaacgcaaatatgggaaaaacgcataa